In Perca flavescens isolate YP-PL-M2 chromosome 7, PFLA_1.0, whole genome shotgun sequence, the following proteins share a genomic window:
- the micos10 gene encoding MICOS complex subunit MIC10 produces the protein MSEKELGKKWDRCLADGAIKLGTGLGLGIVFSVLFFKRHTWPISFGSGTGLGMAYANCQNDLRSFYLLHRSDKEQ, from the exons ATGTCTGAAAAGGAGCTGGGGAAAAAGTGGGACCGGTGCCTGGCAGACGGTGCCATTAAACTCG GCACTGGGCTGGGGTTAGGAATCgtgttttctgttctgttcttcAAAC GGCACACTTGGCCGATTTCATTCGGCTCAGGAACGGGACTTGGCATGGCATATGCCAACTGTCAGAATGACCTGAGGTCCTTTTATTTGCTGCACAGAAGTGACAAG gAGCAATAG
- the htr6 gene encoding 5-hydroxytryptamine receptor 6 yields the protein MADSHLSGSVGSYNSSSPTTSAWNITGSGPWLLAFMLTVIILMTVCGNMLLIAVVFAHRSLRCTSNCFLVSLFLSDLMVALVVMPPAMLNVLCGAWVLWPAFCPIWLCFDVMCCSASILNLCVISLDRYLFIISPLRYKQRMTPPRALLLVGAAWGLAALASFLPIKMKWHSLGHWSGHSSLSPSGGLSFQCRLQVTLPFALVASVLTFFLPSSAICFTYCRILLVARRQAKRVAALSHPPHPHPSLGEPSRPPSPRPSVNSERCLAHRQGRRALKASLTLGVLLGLFFSAWLPFFITNMAQAVCECVPMALFDAITWLGYCNSTMNPIIYPLFMRDFKRALGKLLPCCSSQSPRRPSPALSLSLRNSGDPNIASSTPSPLASDPTQAPATATDAVNLLDAEHAGIDLPLLLPNQVDTLD from the exons ATGGCTGACTCTCACTTGTCTGGCTCCGTAGGAAGCTACAACAGCAGCTCTCCCACCACCAGTGCTTGGAACATCACCGGCAGCGGCCCGTGGCTGTTGGCCTTCATGCTGACTGTCATCATCCTCATGACAGTCTGTGGCAACATGTTGCTTATCGCTGTGGTGTTTGCCCATCGCTCTTTGCGTTGCACCTCAAACTGCTTCCTGGTGTCTCTGTTCCTGTCTGACCTCATGGTGGCCCTGGTGGTCATGCCCCCAGCCATGCTCAATGTGTTGTGTGGGGCCTGGGTGCTGTGGCCTGCCTTTTGCCCGATTTGGCTCTGCTTTGACGTCATGTGCTGCAGCGCGTCCATTCTCAACCTGTGCGTGATCAGCCTGGACCGCTACCTTTTCATCATCTCACCGCTGCGCTACAAGCAGAGGATGACTCCACCTCGGGCGTTGCTCCTGGTAGGGGCTGCTTGGGGGTTGGCAGCTTTGGCTTCCTTCCTTCCCATTAAGATGAAATGGCACAGCTTAGGCCATTGGAGTGGACACTCATCG CTGTCACCATCGGGAGGCCTTTCCTTCCAGTGCCGCCTGCAGGTCACCCTGCCCTTTGCCCTGGTGGCATCTGTACTCACGTTCTTTTTGCCCTCCAGCGCCATTTGCTTCACTTACTGTCGGATCCTTCTGGTAGCGCGGAGGCAGGCGAAGAGGGTCGCAGCGCTGAGCCACCCACCGCACCCCCATCCCTCTCTAGGGGAACCCTCCAGGCCTCCGTCACCTAGG CCGTCAGTGAACAGTGAGCGTTGTCTGGCTCACAGGCAGGGTCGGAGGGCACTGAAGGCCAGTCTGACACTGGGAGTCCTCCTGGGTCTCTTCTTCAGCGCTTGGCTGCCCTTTTTCATCACCAATATGGCTCAG GCAGTGTGTGAGTGCGTCCCCATGGCGCTCTTCGACGCCATCACCTGGCTGGGCTACTGCAACAGCACCATGAACCCAATCATCTACCCGCTGTTCATGAGAGACTTCAAGCGGGCTCTGGGGAAGCTCTTGCCCTGCTGTTCCTCGCAGTCTCCGAGAAGACCCTCGCCAGcgctttccctctctctccgcaACTCAGGAGACCCCAACATCGCCAGCAGCACCCCCTCTCCGCTGGCCTCTGACCCCACACAGGCCCCCGCCACTgccactgatgcggtcaacctGCTGGATGCAGAGCACGCTGGCATCGATTTGCCTCTGCTTCTGCCCAATCAGGTCGACACCCTGGATTGA
- the tmco4 gene encoding transmembrane and coiled-coil domain-containing protein 4: protein MEEKQSNTDTIFAPDPGGAGTTQDGPGDPSPEEIISRQLTEQGRFAYAALCGVSLGQLFTGPENSVFRDKYLQGLVRWLNLDESVMPVMGAFLSGLGFEGSDTFLSILQAEPLLASGATPIIQDLVSFSVKDGQYDARSRVLIRHVSCLLRVFPQQLEEFEETLGERLREAGEESEEESSLRLRRERGRKLRRYLLIGLATVGGGTVIGVTGGLAAPLVAAGASAVLGAGGAAALGSATGIAIMASLFGAAGAGLTGYKMNKCVGAIEEFEFLPLRSGKHLHLTIAVTGWLCGGKYSSFQAPWCSLGECGEQYCLVWESRFLKDLGSAMASLLDGLVSMVAQEALKYTVLSGIVAALTWPASLLAAASVIDNPWCVCLNRSAEVGKHLAQVLRSRQQGKRPVSLIGFSLGARVIYYCLQELANDKGSEGVVEDVVLLGAPVDGSEKAWERMSRVVAGKIVNGYCRGDWLLGFLYRSSSAQMSVAGLQPINIQDRRIINVDLSSVVKGHLDYMRQMDTILVAVGVPTKEVPGASFSLPHFVTFTQGTVDIPDQTPNEQQVTETQNQAEEAETCTGGSGDVKEAAETEEMGDGWDIPDISDLLDSLNDTESDRNNILQTSEESASNDNTASALNAPSDGVEEADPDNEHISWSWDDTHWTTEHTHEQRQPNL from the exons ATGGAGGAAAAGCAGAGCAATACGGACACCATTTTTGCTCCAG ACCCAGGGGGGGCTGGAACAACACAAGATGGCCCAGGTGACCCCAGCCCAGAGGAAATAATCAGCAGACAGCTGACTGAACAGGGCCGGTTTGCTTATGCTGCACTGTGTGGTGTGTCTCTGGGCCAGTTGTTCACTGGACCTGAAAACAG tgtgttcagggacaaGTATCTGCAGGGCTTGGTCCGCTGGCTGAACCTGGATGAGTCGGTGATGCCGGTTATGGGGGCTTTCCTGTCAGGCCTGGGCTTTGAAGGCTCCGACACCTTTCTCTCCATCCTACAGGCCGAACCACTTCTGGCTTCAGGGGCCACCCCCATCATACAG GATCTGGTGTCTTTTTCTGTCAAAGACG GCCAGTATGATGCCAGATCGAGGGTTCTCATCCGTCATGTCAGCTGTCTGCTACGAGTCTTTCCACAGCAGCTGGAGGAGTTTGAGGAAACACTGGGAGAGAGGCTGAGGGAAGCAGGAGAGGAGAGCGA AGAGGAGTCCTCTCTGCGGCTGAGGCGAGAAAGAGGACGAAAGTTGCGCCGTTATCTCCTCATTGGACTAGCCACCGTGGGAGGAGGAACTGTGATTG GTGTGACAGGTGGGCTGGCAGCCCCCTTAGTGGCAGCAGGGGCCAGTGCTGTGCTGGGGGCAGGAGGGGCTGCTGCTCTGGGCTCAGCCACTGGCATTGCAATCATGGCCTCCCTGTTTGGAGCAGCAGGAGCCGGATTGACTG GCTAtaaaatgaataagtgtgtCGGGGCGATAGAGGAGTTTGAATTCCTGCCGCTGAGATCCGGGAAGCATCTTCACCTGACCATCGCGGTGACAGGTTGGCTCTGCGGTGGTAAATACA GTTCGTTCCAGGCCCCGTGGTGCAGCCTGGGCGAGTGCGGGGAACAGTACTGCCTGGTGTGGGAGTCCCGTTTCCTCAAGGATCTGGGCTCAGCCATGGCCTCTCTGTTGGATGGGCTGgtcagcatggtggcccaggaGGCGCTCAAGTACACAGTGCTCTCAG GCATCGTGGCAGCTCTGACGTGGCCTGCGTCTTTGCTGGCAGCAGCCAGCGTCATTGACAACCCCTGGTGTGTTTGTCTGAACCGCTCAGCTGAAGTGGGGAAACACCTGGCACAGGTTTTGAGAAGCAGACAGCAG GGTAAGCGGCCTGTCAGCCTCATAGGTTTCAGTCTTGGGGCCAGAGTTATCTACTACTGTCTTCAGGAGCTTGCAAACGACAAAG GGAGTGAAGGAGTAGTGGAGGATGTAGTCCTCTTGGGGGCCCCCGTGGACGGCTCTGAAAAGGCCTGGGAGAGAATGTCCAGGGTAGTGGCTGGAAAGATAGTCAACGGCTACTGCAG AGGGGACTGGCTCCTGGGGTTCTTGTACCGAAGTTCATCTGCACAAATGTCTGTTGCTGGGCTACAGCCAATCAACATCCAGGATCGCCGTATAATCAATGTGGATCTTTCCTCAGTG GTGAAAGGGCACTTGGACTACATGCGTCAAATGGACACCATCTTGGTAGCAGTCGGTGTTCCCACCAAAGAAGTCCCAGGAgcctctttttctcttcctcactttGTAACATTCACACAAGGGACAGTGGACATCCCGGACCAAACCCCCAACGAGCAACAAGTGACTGAGACACAAAACCAAGCCGAGGAGGCTGAGACCTGCACAGGAGGAAGCGGAGACGTGAAAGAGGCGGCAGAGACCGAGGAGATGGGCGATGGTTGGGATATCCCTGATATTTCAGACCTGCTGGACTCATTAAACGATACCGAATCAGACAGGAACAACATACTACAAACTTCTGAGGAGAGTGCAAGTAACGACAACACAGCATCTGCTTTAAATGCCCCGAGTGACGGCGTAGAGGAGGCGGACCCTGACAATGAACACATATCATGGAGCTGGGATGATACACACTGGactacagagcacacacacGAACAAAGGCAGCCAAACTTGTAA